AGTTTTTTACATGTCTCCTAGAACATTAACAGTATGGTAATTGCTTAATCAGTTCAACCCACTTTAATTTTAGGACCTCTTTATTAATTTAAACATTCAGTTTTCTACCAAAAATACAGTTGGTTTAGCATACTGTAATTTATGTCTTAACTTAATAACAAGCATGGGTATACATGTAATCAAAGCATATATACAATTTACAACAGTGAGTACAAAGCATACTGTAAATACACACAATGCAGTAAACCATAAACTAGGAGTGACGTGTGAGGGGAAAGGGTAGAGCAACTCACTAGAGTCAGTAGGCGGCGGTATGTCACAGGTAAAGGCACAACAGCTCTCAATGTACCTGTACATATCCTAGGGGTGAGAAGACAGTGTCAGAGTCACCAATAGGGGTAGGAGACAAAAGAAAAGGAACACCGATGGTAAGGATACTGCAAGGAAAGGAAGAAGAGGGAAGAAAATCCTAGTCCAAGTATAAACTAAACTTTTGCATAGATAACTGAGAAGCAGATGATATGGGTACCAGAAGTGAGTGAAAGGGGAGTTAAGAAGAGGGCTTgcaggatttaggggtctatttactaagcacaaaAAAATAATTGAAGTGCTGTACCGCCAGAATATATATTTTAAAGATGTATTATCACAATACAAACACAAAACATATAACATATAATAACATACACACGGCCagtgttaaaaatgtttaaaaataccAAGTTCCCTTGGTGATTTGATTAACACCATACAAGCCCAAGCTACTTGTTTCCAACAACCTAATTTCGATCTCGGTTCCACAAAAATTTATTTTTTAGAATGATCAGTCCACAATTAGTGATTAATACGTCACTGATGAAATATATTAGCTTAATTAGTATCAATCCTTAATGACAGTAATATTCAGCTCAATCGCCAGCCATCTCTCAGAGACACAGTCCTAATAATTCCAGAGACAAATGAAGCAGTCAGCAACAGTATTAGATCAAGGCTATGGCTAAAGCTGTTAATTGGATTTCTGTCCCATGCATGTTAGTCGTTTAGAATAGTTAGAAATGTCCAGAATCAAAGCTGCAGTTGATATATTACATTTACAGTCAGTGCAATCAGCGTTAGTCCATTTCACTTGCTATACATCAGTAGGCACCCATATCTGAGTCCACAACCCTTGTACTTAGGGTATGATCAGTCTAATGTGGGCATTAGTCCCTTGGTCGGCTTACTGTGTGATGGACTCCCCATGCACCTGCAGATGGTACTGGAACAAATTCCTTGTTGGGGTCCCGCCGCACCAGGGGTCCGTTTATTTGATGTCCCACCGAGTATAGTATAGGTACCGGATCCGTGTGGAAACTAActcaacgcgtttccccgcctttgcaTTCGGCGGCTTCCTCAAGAGTAATAAATATAACTGCTCCAATCTACCTATTTAAATAGTGAGCTGTCTATCCGTTTCCGGGTGCAAGAACGTTGCACATGCGAACTCCATGCGTTTCACCTGCGTGTCACCAGGATTCATTTCCGGACATTATTATATAGGGTCCTTATCTATTAGTTCGCGCCTAGACCTTTATTGGTTTTCtattgtctatttactaagctttggatggagataaagtcgctggagataaagtaccagccaatcggctcccaactgtcatttttcaaacacatgataaTTACTAGCTGATTGGCAGGAGCACCATTTATTACATGCAACAATTTTTAAAACTCAGCCCCTAGAAGGTATACCACCTAGTGGCAGCTTTTAGTTCATACAAAAAACATTCAAGGTCAAAATAATATGGCTGAGATATGCTTTActagtattgtttttattttcaccAGACATCAAGAGCATCTAGCAACAGTGGGTGGCAATGTTGCCAAACAAATGCAACATCAGGAGATGGTACATTTGGGTATTCTTTCACTTTCTTGATGTGGCTTGTATAAATACATGACTGCTGATTGAATGTCTACATTCAATCACAAGAATCAGTTGGATATCAAAATattcatgtcacgatccgggtaactggacatcattatttacctttcaagtgtctcctgaggctggctaagCATTCCAGGGCGGGATCCCATCTGCATTGTCAGCATGTAGTATGCTGATGTCttcacttcacatctcctccctgtgatcccgcagcgctgtcacaaCAGCTTCataagtttaatttattaattccaagtatggcgtctcctgccctccgcggcctccgccgccattactactgtTTCCCATATGAAATATTCAAgactggcgtctcctgccctccgtggcctcCGCCACCATTGCTGCCGTTTTCCCACATGGAatcacaaacagactttccctccaaatgctaacatgggcgcagccatgtttttccagtcacatgttattgtttcaacctatccgcggcactctggactctgcttaatcttccagccaatgcctgcatcccagcaggtataaatatcctgttcctgggctgaaaagatgtcagtgctttggttgtcacacccagtgatacaagtctctcctgtctgtggtcATTTAGCTATCGTtctaggtattccagctcctgagtttagctccactagagacccgcaccagctaccatctggtggtgcagcctgactctgcggtGTCCCAGCATTGCATTCTGCTATTGACAGtggttccagcttccagcggtgcctagccctgccagtcaccatcggtgttccatcatcgatctccagtcaccatcggtgttccatcatcgatctccagtcaccatctgtGTTCCATCATTGATctccagtcatcatcggtgttccatcatcgatctccagtcatcatcagtgttccatcatcgatccccaGCATCACCAATGTTTCTTCATCTGACCTTCCACTACATTGGTGTTTAACAtcattccacagttcatcatcggtGCTCCTATCTACAAATGCTCACTCTGTCAGTGAGCTCCGTAGCACCATCACCACCAGGGCCGGTTCCACCCGGCACTCTTGGCAGTTACAGGTGCTCACCTTATTCAGCATTCCACCAGtatctccagcttccagtgtgtcatctgctggtcagttcctacgAATACCATCCATACAGCGGATAGCTGTTGGACCTCTGGACTTATCATCTCCAGGTCTTTCAAGACTATTGTGTGTTATACCACTTCCAACAGCATCCTACTACTCCTGTATTTAAGGAACTGTGATTCTACTGTTATGCTACAACTCCATATTGCTGAGCATTCCTGTCTTCCTTGAACTGTCAATGTGCaagctgaactgtgtttaataaacatcttaaacttttacaaagttgtcttggtcacgccttcgggcatctgtgcttaaggttttctgcatgtccaagaaccctatactgcctcccaggttcacgtacacctcagcccctacaactgaggcttcctctggtcagccccagccctcagttgtgacaattcatTGCTCAAGCACTGATCAATGCTTGCTTTATGAAGAAACAACAAAAAGGAAGACCAAGTAGGACAAAACCTCCTTTGAAGTGCAGTGCCGTGTCAAAGGCACCCCCTAAAATCAAGTTTAGTGTGGGACATCACTGACCAAAGCAAACATCCTAACAGGTGCCACAATGCAGCATGTACACATAAAACTAAGTACATTTGCATGCAGTGTCATGAGCCTTTGTGTGCTTCTCCAACTTTCACAccatgggatatatttactaatattcatgtttgagtcgatttgtgttgtgtttaaactcattttttatcgggtgcattttactgcaactttttgaatcctgggccctcattccgagttgttcgctaaatttttcgttcgcacaacctatcagtaaagttgcgttaatgtagtaaatttgcgaacatccgcccccaacgtatttttgctcattcgcacgcattattacacaaagtgggcgtacgccaaatgacatcgcagcaatgcgaaatcctcgcagcaatgcgaacccatcgcattaacacatacttcttcgtaaaaatactaagttgtagtagatttacacatttttcagttaaagtgctcacttttgctgAGAAACGCAGCACAATTTGTTTTTATACTATTAAGTGgactaacaccttccaattaaaagtccacaagccctcctcaataacaaatccaattagtgaatgatttgaaatgttcatgatcaattaagtatttgtttaaatacctgaagtgcactttgtagccataaaagagcctccttttatttacatgtttaatctaaatatagatgtttgcaatgtgcttggtctaatgtgttttctgaatttattaaagtagagtttttgtatgtgaatgaaggtgtttgcatgtttatttagccaataacatgttttattttgtgttttaaaataacttacgttagatgtttgaaatgtttaaggtaaaaaatgtttgttctgcaatctgctgttcctttattgcattaataaataataaagagcCGCTGAAGTATTTAAATTTagtagtttatttattttttttactgtaaaaatgataatatccttttttttttttttttttttaaatcacaaaattAACAAAATTTTTCCATTGCGTCCACAAGACCCAACAAGGCCTGGAGATGGAGCCTCATGTTGGAAACAATCTCCTGCaacgatgtgggatctccaacggcaacatctgaaattaagagataacataaacattactaacttactcacattgcttattatccaagcaaggcacaaagcacactttaatgcaggcaggtccaaactgcatccctcaagcttgtgtgaaactacatataccagcatgcgttgactcagttttggggccagggaatgccaaacctgtgtcagggcatgctgggatgtgtagtttctcaacagttgcagttgcgcagtttggacaggcctgcttaatggcaaagttgatacatcatggctgttttatggtacaatcattagcagaaaaacacacaagcctgctcaggcttTTTTTGTTACTTATTACAGTTTTCTtgaccatgggctacatttactactatgtgagttcattttaagatgtagcgtcgcccatagcaaacaagccaaaataagattattatcttgtagaagtggttccccaattgtaaagattaattgtattggttgttatgggcgacatcccatgttaaagataacttccatcttcgtcactgttacaccatgttggcattcattctcatctttttttaatttttattttttaaggggtttggtcctgcctcatcacactgcatatcaacatcttcagaaggccaacatatcatagcattcccacactccctgaaagctgcccttactaaataagtgcaaacaggtttgacttgaacaattagtcattttgtgaatgtaactttcacaccacaaatcagtgtgtcattaggctgcataacaaagtgaagcatgtgatttgtaagtgcaaatattaagactacacaggcacaagtgtaaaagaccaacaacatactaaactccactcaggtctaactgtttaccagaaaatctaacacatataaaccctgttgtcctggcaaccctggctacctaatgagtgtcaacctagagtggacacacaaaacattgcacacatacacactgtacatataatgacactcacaaatatgtaaaggcaacatgtacaccatgaagaaaaacacaaatatttgtccttggcccaagaattcaaacagtacaacactgcatgttttgtcattgtaagtgtaagtgggtaataatttgtaaaaaaaatttcaaaaacttactttccacggcaacatgaagactccctgaacggtcttcaggggcttcctctgcccattcactgggtggggatgttggctggatgggggaaggcggctggatgggggaaggaggagggattggggaaggaggagggattggggaaggaggagggattggggaaggaggctggatgggggaaggaggctggatttggactgcaatttcagagggggggtctgattgagagggcgaggggggcggagagaaagttaatgcaatagagggtgaggggggttgagatggtgatgtagaagttgaaggagaaggggtatgggaaggaggagaaggggtcccagaaagagatggagaggtgtggtgagaaggggagtggaaagtggagtgggccagggaagctgagggggactgggaagctgatggggactgggaagatgagggggactgggaagatgagggggactgggaagctgagggggactgggaagctgagggggactgggaagctgagtgggactgggaaggggagggggactgtgaaggggagggggagtgagaaggggagggggactgggaaggggaagggggcggagagttgtgccgttgttgttgtcctataatgatattATTGACAACATTTAGTTTACATGAGAAATTACATAGTAAACACTTTGAATTAtcaatgttctgttccatgtaaaattcaGTGTTTATAAAAATagaaaagcaaacatgttaagatcctcttcatgttggccacagcaaacaaaatgagtccaaacttttactttgaagctcattccttaatctagtccattgagtcatagtgattggtctaggcaacatcaccagatcactattcaaggcaccttattatatagccagcactgatcaagtatttgtgtacagtttcctggctggttcttatttcttgaaaacatgcacttgtttggtgacagtttgctacagtcagtactgtttgccctaaccacacacactgtcctattttccaaaaaaggacactcaaggttgcaattagcctaccacttagtgtaaattgtgggtaattccaaggggattacagcaggaatATAGTTTGCAATTggccagaaccatgtgcactgcaggggaggcagatataacatgtgcagagagagttagatttgggtggcttattttattctgtgcagggtaaatacaggctgctttattttaacactgcaaattattttgcagattgaacacaccccacccaaatcttactctctctgcacatgttacatatgcttcccctgcagtgcacatggtttagcccaattgttcactaaattcctgctgcaatcaacttggaatttcccccattagcacaatttatgctaataatcttatgtaatgtaacttacttcgtgtatgcatagttcggatttgctggcggatctcagcCAACAGatcgggagtcctcctgcggagatcactccacctcctctcaagttgtatgattgtccgcctgctgcggacgcgagtccgcagcaggtggcggacctccgcgtaggcctcgcgcttcacccgattggggatgaagcgcccaacgcggcctacgcggcggtccatcaccgcaaccagcacgcggagctcccgcctggtgaacggtgctgcacgcatcatggcaatggcgttttccttatttgggcatatatttatagtgtctgttagcatgtgattggtccaaaatctatgttgtcatttctaataactttattgatctttgcaatgctgtgaagagcagagtgttatttcgcacgagcggaaatacgcattcgcagaagcaaaTATTTATCATaaacaaaatttaaataaaaacacagacacagagacacagtttatttaaaattactatacatatctgtgtactcaccacagttcgtgtgatcattcagctggacagtcacaaagtgggaaacattgagtatcatttgtttgtgtgtttgtttacataatcaggatttgaggatataaaacaaataaggacactatttagcaacattacaTTATTTGGATTTCTAACTAAACATTGTAAACTTAACGTGTTTGCGGAATTTGACGCCAACAAAAATtacccattccaacacaacaaaagccttacacaatcactttacaatatcatacaaaatgtcatctttgttaaaaaaacataagcatactgtgttttaAAATTTATAAAACTAGAAAATatcaaaacactatacctgaaatattcggcaacaatccttgccctcacttggctccccctccgtgtaacactccccccaccgaaatgtcgaacaacccctggctcctcatcaggcaattcctctgcctgaggaagctctacactactccttaccgcgatattatgtagtattgcgcacaggaccactactttacttgccatctccggcgaatacatgatgtcgccaccagtgcggtggagcacacgaaaccgccctttaaggacaccaattgtgcgctccaccagctgcctagtggcagtaagcgcggagttaaatgccatctgtggtcctggccttggattacggtaaggagtcatgagccagggggtacaaggatatccacggtctcctgttggaagaGAAGGCAAAATTTTGAAATATTAAATTTGTCAAGTTACTTTTTTTAGTAaaaaatatttgagcaacaactcacccaataaccacatgtctgctcgttgacttgatcttaatctctgccatatccctgattgtctaatgacatatgcatcatgtgaacttccagtaaattttgcattcagggaaaggatctggagggatggcccacaaacaaccattacattcagagaatgaaacagtttcctgtttctataaatttcttcattatgtcttggtggctgaatagcaacatgtgtgccatccacaaccccaataacatgtgggaagcgactaccaccttcctcaaattgccgcttcaccacatctagggcaccaacatccaaaggcatatcaatgaattgcttcacccgctttaggaaagcctggcagacacgccgcaggaccttactgaactggccctgcgacatgccaaccaggtctcccacaacatgctgatatgaggctgtagccaaaaaatgtaacactgcaaggaattgtgtcaatggtggtattgctgtaggataccgaatttcagactccagatcactctctattatggagagagtgtctaggattagatgtggtggcagcctgtatctacgcaccaccacatcatctggcataccaaaaagtaggacacgggttcggaaaattggtggcctagcacgcctccgttgccttggttgatgaggagccggctgtggttgtggggctggcggttggggtgggagtgctggcgtgggttggggaggtagggcttctgcagcaataaatattgacataacacacttttttgaaaaagaaaaaaaaacgaggtgaaaaatacaaaaacaacttataaaaaatattcaaacaataaatgttgtaaaaaatgttggggaaacttactgcaggagcgtacattttttctgtgttgaattcatggccaaaatgtgaaattaataaaaataaaaatttaaaaaatatgttatttttacaaataaaaaaaaaacaaaaaaaaacatttctgagcATCAAATACATCACAAacaccaattaaaaaaacaaacaaaaataaaaaaaacatttagtagctagtccaggaaacacaaacactactttgcagatcaatcctgggaaACAAAAAATCTATTTTAGACAAAATGGAAAACAAACAGAATCACCACACTTTTAAGAAACACAAACAGCAAAccaaaacacaggccaagggcacttacctgctccaaaaaaaagaaagacttggtgttcagtagcacacccagaaaagaaatgaaaccagggatatttctcccaaaagcaaacacctacaagagaacacaaatgacagtcaaaaaacagcatacagaccattaaaactaaacaggcaccaacacaggccaagggcacttacctgctccaaaaaaaagaaagacttggtgttcagtagcacacccagaaaaatgaaaccagggatatttctcccaaaagcaaacacctacaagagaacacaaatgacagtcaaaacaaagaagcacaggtttattttcacaaatggactagcaaaatagttatgttttaaaaatatttaaaacctaaaaaattaaaataaaaattttgacaaaactccaaaaaaaaacaaccaagaatactcacaaacgaaaaaacgcATAACAAATGCAACACTGTCTAGATTCAAAACGCAAACAAAATGACAAAGGTATGctagacaattactcactctgcaaattccacaagcaccttcacgcacaagccaacaaacaactgaaactccaaactacctacactcacagcgtgcaaagtaagcagtgcaatcattaaccagaataacagtgtacagctgtgtgaattaacgattcgcacgtaggtatataagcacacacctggCCGTACACacttcatcacaaacatggcttctcgtgagcaaatcgcagcagagatggaccgcattgcagagcaggagatggcattgcgcaaaagacgcatagattgccaacgccgcatgctggaatacgcctctgcggatgttgaagaggcaggacctagtactctgcaaatgtctgcttctgaaccacaacaattgactggggatactctgccacacacacaaagtgaccaaactgagggagaattggctttagccacacaaacacaacagacagaagctgctagtgaggaggaagatggtgatgaacaacaagaaacctcacaggctacctccagacggaagaaaagacagcctgcattcactaagagggagttgcgtgtcttggtcacgcaggccatgtccaaaatccatagagggccaaaaaacatgggggctgcttcaaaagaacgaatctggagagacatcacaaaatctgtgaatgaagttggctctgtcgtcagaacatcacaggaagtgagacgacggtaagtgcatattgacagtcctttttgtgtgctaagttgactaaaaaatgtagttacatgtgatgttatgtctagcaaacacaagcagaacacgtgtcctatatattagcttagacaaataataagactctactttgtccctctttcacaatacatatgtaggtgggccgacttcaaatcccgcctgaaggcaaagagggctgcggagtggaatgcctcaagggctacaggtggaggagcacctgtcgctgtggagtatactgacttggaggagatggcgatgccctgtgtcagttatgaggagggccaaggggtgtctcatatggacacggacctgcctgagatcctgacgggacatgacttggaaggtaagtttacacatttagttgtctgtaatttggacagtatttataataataaactaattttgtatcctacttttttcccacacattcttctatttgcttgccacaaaacacagcacaggggg
The Pseudophryne corroboree isolate aPseCor3 chromosome 4, aPseCor3.hap2, whole genome shotgun sequence DNA segment above includes these coding regions:
- the LOC134911550 gene encoding putative nuclease HARBI1; its protein translation is MYAPACVMSIFIAAEALPPQPTPALPPQPPAPQPQPAPHQPRQRRRARPPIFRTRVLLFGMPDDVVVRRYRLPPHLILDTLSIIESDLESEIRYPTAIPPLTQFLAVLHFLATASYQHVVGDLVGMSQGQFSKVLRRVCQAFLKRVKQFIDMPLDVGALDVVKRQFEEGGSRFPHVIGVVDGTHVAIQPPRHNEEIYRNRKLFHSLNVMVVCGPSLQILSLNAKFTGSSHDAYVIRQSGIWQRLRSSQRADMWLLGDRGYPCTPWLMTPYRNPRPGPQMAFNSALTATRQLVERTIGVLKGRFRVLHRTGGDIMYSPEMASKVVVLCAILHNIAVRSSVELPQAEELPDEEPGVVRHFGGGSVTRRGSQVRARIVAEYFS